A stretch of Lactiplantibacillus brownii DNA encodes these proteins:
- a CDS encoding NADH-dependent flavin oxidoreductase — translation MTEFTAALTFKSGVTVKNRLMMSPMTTRQSFFDGEVTKDEIAYYERRAHGVGAIITGAANVQAGGKGWPGELSIADDAMIPRLQALATGIQDAGAKAIIQLVHAGRMTNRATLGGVQTVSASAVAAERPNAETPRAMTDAEVQETIKAFGEATRRAIQAGFDGVELHGANTYLIQQFFSPHSNRRTDQWGGDREKRTHFIKAMLTSVFAAVKQYAKRPFLVGYRVSPEEFETPGIRFEDTLYLIDQLVQTDLDYLHISLNNYDRVARAADYQEKSILAYVKDEVAGKLPIMGVGQVRTRQDVANVLADTDLVAVGEQLLFDPDWATKLLTNRDQEILTAPFESLFAAQRNQFNLPLADFLAERYRSTPNI, via the coding sequence ATGACTGAATTTACAGCAGCATTAACTTTTAAATCAGGCGTAACCGTTAAAAATCGACTCATGATGTCGCCAATGACAACGCGTCAGAGCTTTTTTGATGGCGAAGTGACCAAAGATGAAATTGCTTATTATGAACGGCGAGCCCATGGTGTTGGCGCGATTATTACTGGTGCGGCCAATGTACAAGCAGGCGGCAAAGGTTGGCCGGGAGAGCTAAGCATTGCCGACGATGCCATGATTCCCCGACTACAGGCGTTGGCTACTGGCATTCAAGATGCTGGTGCCAAAGCAATTATTCAACTGGTCCATGCTGGACGGATGACCAACCGCGCGACGCTTGGTGGTGTTCAAACCGTCTCCGCCAGTGCGGTTGCTGCGGAACGTCCGAACGCGGAAACACCACGCGCGATGACTGATGCAGAAGTTCAAGAAACGATTAAAGCATTTGGGGAGGCCACTCGCCGAGCAATTCAAGCCGGTTTTGATGGTGTCGAATTACACGGGGCTAACACGTATCTTATCCAACAGTTCTTTTCACCACATTCTAATCGGCGGACTGATCAATGGGGCGGAGATCGTGAAAAACGCACGCACTTTATTAAAGCCATGTTGACATCCGTTTTTGCGGCAGTCAAGCAGTATGCCAAGCGACCATTCCTAGTGGGTTATCGGGTGTCACCGGAAGAATTTGAGACGCCCGGAATTCGATTTGAAGATACCTTGTATCTCATTGACCAATTGGTGCAAACCGATTTGGATTATTTGCATATTTCGTTGAATAATTATGATCGGGTTGCGCGAGCAGCAGATTATCAAGAAAAATCGATCTTAGCTTATGTTAAAGACGAAGTCGCCGGAAAACTCCCAATCATGGGCGTTGGTCAGGTGCGGACAAGACAAGACGTTGCCAATGTATTAGCTGATACTGATTTGGTCGCAGTTGGTGAACAATTGTTATTTGATCCAGATTGGGCAACTAAATTGCTAACGAATCGTGATCAAGAGATATTAACCGCGCCATTTGAAAGCTTATTTGCCGCACAACGGAACCAATTTAACTTGCCGCTGGCAGACTTTTTGGCAGAACGCTATCGTTCTACGCCGAATATTTAG
- a CDS encoding MerR family transcriptional regulator — protein sequence MTESIGAVAKKFGVTISQLRFYEKEGLLPPIKRDAAGRRQYQTCDLALIQQIVNLKRSNASLEEIAKFLDLYRAGAATLGARAHFFADQTAKLDAQLAKLQTTKVYVQYKHWYYDQAQAVGGVAELTATQCELGDQFAAYLRLTGQSESLALFQQLLRRYPAGLCAVDLDTVLVGETN from the coding sequence ATGACTGAGTCGATTGGTGCGGTTGCCAAAAAATTTGGGGTGACGATTTCACAATTGCGGTTTTATGAAAAAGAAGGACTGTTGCCACCAATCAAGCGCGACGCGGCGGGACGACGACAATATCAGACTTGTGACTTGGCTCTGATTCAACAAATTGTTAATTTAAAACGATCAAATGCCTCATTAGAAGAAATTGCTAAGTTTCTGGACTTATACCGCGCGGGAGCCGCGACTTTGGGTGCGCGGGCGCATTTTTTTGCTGATCAAACGGCTAAATTAGATGCACAGCTAGCTAAATTACAGACGACCAAGGTTTATGTCCAATATAAGCATTGGTATTATGATCAGGCCCAAGCAGTCGGTGGGGTGGCTGAATTAACAGCAACACAGTGCGAGTTGGGTGATCAGTTTGCGGCCTATTTAAGGCTAACGGGTCAAAGTGAGTCACTAGCGTTATTTCAGCAATTGTTAAGGCGCTATCCCGCTGGACTTTGTGCAGTTGACCTGGATACAGTGCTTGTCGGTGAAACCAATTAA
- a CDS encoding GNAT family N-acetyltransferase produces MKIKKSNQTTSPIYDDAIMIRRAVFIAEQKIDPALELDTVTTATWHYVLYDDAGAAVATARMTPESAQQLHIQRVATLKAARGQGYAQALIKQLLQDGQQQGYQEAVLGAQVTAQGFYQQLGFKPFGERFMEAGLLHQNMHRKLTN; encoded by the coding sequence ATGAAAATTAAAAAAAGTAATCAAACCACATCGCCGATATATGACGATGCAATCATGATTCGGCGGGCGGTCTTTATTGCTGAACAAAAGATTGATCCAGCCTTGGAATTAGACACAGTTACAACTGCAACTTGGCATTATGTGTTGTACGATGACGCTGGTGCAGCGGTCGCGACGGCACGCATGACGCCTGAATCAGCGCAACAATTACATATTCAACGCGTGGCGACTTTGAAAGCAGCACGCGGTCAGGGCTATGCCCAAGCCTTAATTAAACAGTTGCTACAAGATGGTCAGCAGCAGGGCTATCAGGAAGCCGTACTGGGTGCTCAAGTGACGGCTCAAGGCTTTTACCAGCAACTTGGTTTTAAGCCATTTGGTGAACGGTTTATGGAAGCGGGACTGTTGCATCAAAATATGCACCGAAAACTAACTAACTAG
- a CDS encoding LTA synthase family protein: MLTKLRQHLNTRIGFFWLLVFLFWAKTLFAYFAEFSLGVTDILQVSLMLVNPLATTVFLFSLALYIRKTGFYYYILLLIDALNTVLMYANVIYYREFTDFMTVSTMTGVSKVNQGLTGSSFALTNWYDWLYWIDIIVLLGLYVFHVIKHDDRPIRKRTAFAYTSVAIAGFGLNLTLAESNRPQLLTRTFDRNYIVKYLGLDAFTVYDGIKDEQTNHQRASAKKSELDTVKDFTTSHYAAPNASMYGIAKGKNVIVIHLESFQQFLIDKKIDGQEVTPFLNSLYHSNSTYAFKNFFHQVGQGKTSDAENMLETSTYGLSTGSLFSQLGSDNTFQAAPAILNQRAKYSSAVFHGNVASFWNRNNTYKNMGYQYFFDASYFDTTGDKSTGYGLKDKLLFKNSVQYLERLQQPFYVKYITVTNHFPFSMDKEDTDFKTTDTSDSAINGYFQTAHYLDQSIKEFYAYLQKAGLLKNSMIVLYGDHYGLSNSENTTLAPILGKSAKDWTAYDNAQLQRVPFMINIPGSTGGKVESTYGGEIDVLPTILHLLGISSKRYIQFGTDLFSKDHDQVVAFRNRDFVTPKYTVLSGKIYSNATGEKLDATEKVQKAVDKDQKKVSQELSLSDSLNSKNLLRFYTPKDFKKVDASDYNYANGLQKEIKIQDTLEKASTSLYSKNGDKTTADLYSTDAPEDTHSKTDSTRIKITNPDDSDSNTSTTSSSTSASSK, translated from the coding sequence ATGCTTACCAAACTCCGCCAGCACCTCAACACGCGGATTGGGTTCTTTTGGCTGTTAGTTTTCTTATTTTGGGCCAAGACCCTCTTTGCTTACTTTGCCGAGTTCTCCCTGGGAGTAACTGACATTCTACAGGTGTCGTTGATGCTTGTTAATCCGTTAGCAACTACGGTGTTTCTGTTCAGCTTAGCGTTATATATTCGCAAAACCGGCTTTTATTACTATATTTTATTGCTAATCGACGCGTTAAATACCGTGTTGATGTATGCTAATGTCATTTATTACCGCGAATTTACCGACTTCATGACCGTTAGTACCATGACTGGTGTGTCAAAAGTCAATCAAGGCTTAACGGGATCATCGTTCGCCCTAACCAACTGGTATGACTGGCTCTATTGGATCGATATTATCGTTTTATTGGGCTTATATGTTTTCCATGTCATCAAACATGACGATCGACCCATCCGTAAACGGACTGCGTTTGCTTATACTTCGGTCGCCATCGCTGGCTTTGGGCTCAACTTAACGTTAGCTGAATCCAATCGGCCACAATTGTTAACTCGGACCTTTGACCGTAACTATATCGTCAAATATCTGGGGCTCGATGCGTTTACCGTCTATGACGGGATTAAAGATGAACAAACGAACCACCAACGCGCTAGCGCCAAAAAATCCGAATTAGATACGGTCAAGGATTTTACAACGTCACATTACGCCGCCCCCAATGCCAGTATGTACGGCATTGCCAAGGGTAAAAATGTGATCGTCATTCACTTGGAAAGTTTCCAACAATTTCTCATTGATAAAAAAATTGATGGTCAAGAAGTGACGCCATTCTTGAATTCGCTCTATCATAGCAATTCGACCTACGCGTTCAAAAACTTCTTCCATCAAGTTGGTCAAGGGAAAACCAGTGATGCCGAAAACATGCTTGAAACGAGTACGTACGGTTTATCGACCGGTTCATTGTTCTCACAACTTGGTTCGGATAATACTTTCCAAGCGGCACCGGCAATATTGAATCAACGTGCCAAATATTCTTCCGCCGTCTTTCATGGAAATGTCGCCAGTTTCTGGAATCGAAATAACACCTATAAGAATATGGGTTATCAATATTTCTTTGATGCGAGTTACTTCGATACCACCGGTGATAAATCAACTGGTTATGGTTTGAAGGACAAGTTACTATTCAAGAATTCAGTCCAATATTTGGAACGATTACAACAACCGTTCTATGTTAAATATATTACCGTGACGAATCACTTCCCGTTCAGTATGGATAAGGAAGATACTGACTTTAAGACGACCGACACTAGTGATAGTGCCATCAATGGCTACTTCCAAACAGCGCATTATTTGGATCAATCCATCAAAGAATTCTACGCTTACTTGCAAAAGGCTGGGCTGTTAAAGAATTCAATGATCGTCTTATATGGTGACCACTACGGCTTGTCTAATAGTGAGAATACCACGTTGGCGCCTATCTTAGGCAAGTCGGCCAAAGACTGGACGGCTTACGATAACGCGCAACTACAACGAGTGCCATTTATGATCAATATTCCTGGTTCAACGGGTGGAAAAGTCGAATCCACGTATGGTGGTGAAATCGACGTTTTACCAACTATTTTGCACTTGCTGGGGATCTCCAGCAAACGCTATATTCAGTTTGGGACCGACCTCTTCTCGAAGGATCATGATCAAGTGGTTGCTTTCCGGAATCGCGATTTCGTGACCCCGAAGTACACCGTGCTTAGTGGCAAGATCTACAGCAACGCCACCGGTGAAAAGCTCGATGCTACTGAAAAAGTCCAAAAGGCCGTCGACAAAGATCAGAAGAAAGTTAGTCAAGAACTGAGCCTCTCTGATTCATTGAACTCGAAAAATCTCTTGCGGTTCTACACCCCCAAAGATTTCAAGAAAGTCGATGCGTCCGATTATAATTACGCTAATGGTTTGCAAAAAGAAATCAAGATCCAAGATACACTAGAAAAAGCTTCCACGAGTCTCTATTCCAAGAATGGGGATAAAACTACGGCCGACCTCTACTCAACGGATGCCCCTGAAGATACACATTCGAAGACTGATTCGACCCGGATTAAGATTACTAATCCTGATGATAGTGACAGTAACACCAGCACTACCAGCAGTAGTACCAGCGCTAGTTCTAAATAG